The Syngnathoides biaculeatus isolate LvHL_M chromosome 20, ASM1980259v1, whole genome shotgun sequence nucleotide sequence caggtacggggaggacatgcaaactccacacaggcgcgtccgggatcgaacccgagacttcagaactgtgaggccaacgctttccagctgagccaccatccCGGCATTTGGGACAAATGTACAAGTCATTGTGTAGACTGTAAAATAAGAAGTActggaagttttttttaagtacttgagcaaaaatgaattttatgaATGCATTAATGCAcatgcatccattcatctacTTTTTTgtagtgtttatttttgttcatctataGCTACTCAACAAAACTTTATTCACAGAGCACGATGATCATCATCGTAATTATCGTGGCTATgctattctgattctgactctATGACCAATTCAAAAAACTATTTAAGAGGGTTTTACTTAAACTAAATCTGGTAAAAACGTTTGCAAAATTGTCTCTTAAAAAAGGTCCCGTCTAATAATTCCACAAAACAACAGCAGACGGCAGCATTGACAAACTAACTTGAAGGCCTGCAACAAATGGCAGCCTCCTGAAGATGAGCtgacagaaacaaaaacacacaccgaaaaaaaaatcaagtttgaaAGGACGAACGTGAGGACAGCAGCATTATCTTGTTGGTTCGGGGGATTAAAGCTTCATGCGAGGACATAAATCAGATAAAGGCGTGCACCCCCACTCCTATCCATGCGTGTGACGTTGTCACCTCTTCTGTTCTGACTCTCGGTGTCCGTGTGCGTGCGCCCTTGCCTACAATAACAATCAAAGAAATGCATGACACGGTCCAATGTGTGCCGCCAACACGCCCCAGCGCACTCGAGAATCCTCTCCACATTAATCCCGCTGTGCACAAGTGCGCTCATTCCGGATTTTTGCCTGCCTGTGCTTGCCCTTGACGCCCCCCAGTGTTTGTAAGCTTTTTGCGTGTTTTTATGCACGAGCGCATCAGTGCGAGGGCCCCGCCCCTTTATCTGCACCCGTGCACACGCCAAAAAGCGGGGTCTCTGCGGGACTCGCGCGCACACAATACATGCGATAATTACACGTGATATGTTGCCCTGTTGCACCTTCTGTAAATCTGGAGGAATTTCAAGGTCAACGGGAGTCTTTTGTTTCAAGGATTTCACCTACGCAGGCTGAATAAATACAATACGGGACTTTGCATCAGTGGGAATTTTGGCCCAGTCTTTCAATCCAaggctttctttttcttttttaccttcCCGTCCTCTGGCTTTCTTTAAATCCACTCACCGCTTTCCCTAACTGCATGAAGGTCAAATGACGATAATGGCTGAAGGGTGggaaaatgatacaaaaattGGCACGGCGCACGCCCCTCCCCCACCCGCCACCTCCAGGTTGGATTTGGCTTATCTGAAGTGGAAGGTCACCTGTTGGGAGGCGTCCACACGGGATTACACTTTTGGTTCCGTGATTTTAAATCTGCACGTTGCACGTAGTGGAGTTCGCTTTGCGGAGCTCAATGGGAATCGATCACCGACAGCACTTCAGACATAATGTGCCTATTTCATTTACGACTGAAAGCTTCTTGAACTATTGACTGAGCAATTGGCCAGATGGACCTCTATCAATGTGTGCGGGGTTCTTTTACTCGAAAGGTCCACTTCACGTGTGTTACATTCCCGGTTCAGTTCATGCAGCGCTGCAGAACGGAATGTTTGAAATTAGATGAGAACTACAGCAGATGTACTGAAAGAAgtgtgtgtataaatgtatTGATGTGGTCTACGTGCATTTGCACGGCTATTTATCTGTGTAAGCATGACGATTGTGTAAAACCCCAGTAAGTAAGTTTTAATTCATTCTTTACAGAGGATATAGAATATGTGCctatgagtattgttatattatggGTCTATAtatgtttttccatcatttgtgttcaaatatttaactTGAAGGGTTAAAACACAAGAGACGGATGCTattgttagcccgtctatggtgtTTTAAAGTATTTGCTAGCATCAAGATTGCAGACAATGTTTTTTATTATattcatattgtattttttttttttttttttttttttgctactgcGTTTTGGAAATAAACATTCGGCCacttctccccccaaaaaatcaacagattttaaagttttgtatttttgcttaTTATTTGCAGTCAAATCTTGCATCTAAACATAAAATTCCCCCACTATCATCCTACCGTATATGTGACTTCCTGCTCATGATGGgaagaaattgacttttttttttttaatgcatttatcAACACGGGTGTGGCTCCCATGGCCGCCTGAGGCGGCGGCagaagaggggagggggggtctgTAGCCTCGGTCTGCCGGGGGCTTGTGGATGCGCCAGTGATGGATGAAGAGTGACAGATCGGGGTTAGCCGCCAGGGgagtccattttctttgcagtgtACGCTGCGATATAGCGAGGAGAGAGGAAGGCGTGAAGGGAAGACAACCCCTCCTcttctcctcctgctcctcctcctcttcgtccctgactctccctctctcgctctccaCTCCGGTGCGTCAGTGAGCTTCAGGCGGCTCCACGCCGCATTGACGCTGCTCCATCACACTCAATTCACAGAACAGTGGATGCTATTTGCACTGGATTTTGGATCCCGTGATATGCAACACATTccctcctctcctttcctgctTCGCCCAATGAGGAGGCGCCTCCccctacccccccaccccagtgcCCGGTGATGATGAATGCAGATGCGGCACGGTCACGCATTTGGACGTAAGCCACAAGTTTGCGCCTGGTGAACGCagcggtttgtttgtttgtttctgtatttCTTAAGTGAGACAGCAACCCTTCCGCGCTGTCTCCAACATGGATGTTGAGGGAATGGAAGAGCGCCAGACTACATGAAGGTGCACTTTCCGGATTTCCAACCCCGCATTTCCCCCCCACGATGCAGATCCTCTCACCCCGGTGTTACTTGTGTTGTTTCTTGTCCATGCGCCCGCCTGTTTGTCCATGAGAACTAATGGGCACATAAAAGAGGATTTGAGCGCGCACCCCGCCAGGATTTCCGGCGGTTCACCCCGGGAGGGTCGCCAAATTAAAGCTAGAGACGGCGCCACAGGTGAATCGCCGGCGGGGCTGCAGGTGATCGTCCGAGGGACCTTCAACTCCACGCGTCCGTGGAAACCGGCAGAAGTGAGGCGCTTTGCACACAACAAGCACGACTTGAATAGGACCGTGACATCCGAGGGGGATGCTGTCTTACGCTGGGACCCGACCCGCCACCGAAGTAAGAGGATAAAGTTGAACGGCGGGCTGAGTGGCGGGGGCACGCCGGCGAGTGGACATCACAATGCGCCTAAGCCCTCCTCGACGGGAGGTGGGGGCCCCGCAGAGAGAGATCGACACACGAGGGGCACAAAAGAGGAGAAAGCTTGGAAGAGGGGGAGAACCCGGCTGAACAAAAGCTCCGGGGCTCTGGCTCAGCCTCACGCGTCGCCTTGGGAACCCATCCCCAAACCCGTGGCCCTCACATCCACAGACTCCCCCTTTGACATTTTCACCAGGAGGCCCGAGTTCTTCACATTCCGGGAGGAGAACCCGTGGGACGCCACCCCAATCACGCCGCCCGGCTCGCAGGACTTCGGGGACGAGATCAAGAACCCGTTCTACCCGGTGACCAGCGAGACGTCGGGCGCTTACGCCATCACCTGCGTCTCCGGGGTGATCTTCCTGGTGGGCATCGCGGGCAACGTCGCCATCCTGTGCATCGTGTGCCAGAACTACTACATGAAGAGCATCTCCAACTCGCTGCTGGCTAACTTGGCCGTGTGGGATTTTGTGCTCATCTTGTTCTGCCTGCCCATGGTGGTCTTCCATGAGCTGACCAAGTCCTGGCTTCTGGGGGAGTTCACCTGCAGGGTGGTGCCATACATGGAGGTAACGTTGCGCAATCAATCTtcgtacttttatttatttttttatttttctattgcgGGTATCACGCTGGCCTCACAATGAGGTCCTGGGTTTCAATCTTGGCCTTCAGTCCCCACACATTCCCAAACCATGTACAGTACGTCAGGTTCAGCAAAAACTCCAAATCGGTGTTTCCCAACCGATACTGAGCCAAGGCACACTTTATGTTACtaacaccaaaataaaacaaaaatgttaaaaaatgggTACAGTGGCGCTTTGAGAAACAAGTGACCCGACTTTTCGGCACAAGGGCTGCATGGTGGCAATAAGCAGCGGTTCAACTGTTTATTGTCACTCCACGTCGAAGTCTACTAAAAGGGAGTATTACACCAAACACCATCACAAAGATACCTCGTGCACACGATGCTTCCACCTGACTCTgtcacagaacaaaaaaaaactttaataacACGAGTGAATATCTGCATTAGGATTTTCGACCGAAAGCAGATGATTGTCCCTTTGCCTCGAGGCTAGCTTTGTAAGCTTGGTAGCGCGCCTGTCAAACTAAGAACACCCCAGATGTCCTTTTCACAAAAACCGCGAGGACTCTGTCATCTCCTTTTGTCGTTTCCCCCGCACACAGACAGCCACCCTTGAATGACAGGTTGTTTACACCGTGTTGATTCCTTCCCCTTTGTGCGCTCGCCACACTTCCATTAGCGTCACCTGACAGGAGACGGTCCCTTTTGCATCCGGAGCAGGTGTCTTCAGCGTGAAGGAGCTTCAGTTTTTGGGAGCGGGCCATTGTCAGAAACTGCCCCGGGATGGAAAGCAGATGAAGGCGGGTTTAAAGACTTTCCTCCTGAAATGACAAGAAACCCATTTGGTTGAGggagcaaacaaaggctatcgGCATCTGACTTGAGTATTCTTCTGCCGTTGTCACAAACACATTAATACACATAAAATGCATTTGCTGGCCATCACATCTCCGAAATGGAAGCCAAGTTAAACCAATCAAAAAccaaatgaacaacaacaatggcaatTTGAGTAAAGTGCAGCATTATCAGCACTGAAATGTAAAGTTTACAGAACAAATTTACATGCATGTGAGTCAGAAAGGCAGTTTGCAACGTAGCCAAAGGTTATTGTCTCCCGGTGGAACTACAGAAGACACATAACCCAAATTCAGTGTGAGGGAACGTCAACATCTGGCCTATTTAACCGCGGAAAAACGCGACGACATGCGAGCGCAACCGCCGACAGCCTCGCTACGCCGCAGATATCGCCGCCTACAGTGAACCCGGTTTGAGTCGCCGTTCGACGGAGAGGCGCGGCAAGCACGGAGGAGATTTGGGCCGCGGCCAGCCTGTATTACTTCAGATGAGCTGTGTTGTCATGCAGATGCCCGTCGTGCACAGAGCAGCACATTCGTATGAGGGGCCCTTGGGGACAGGATAGAGGATTGCCATTACATCTACACTACTGAAATCCATTCACgtcttcttctttacctttcggcttgtcccgattaggggtcgccacagcgtgtcatctttttccatcaaagcctatctcgtgcgtcttcctctcaaaccgccaactgtcctcatgtcctccctcacaacatccatccaccttttctttggtcttactctcactcttttgcctggcagctccatcctcggcacccttctaccaatacactcactctctcacctctggacgtgcccaaaccatcgaagtctgttctctcttgaacattgtctccaaaacatccaactttggccgtccctcaaatgagctcatttctaatcctatccaacctgctcactccgagcgagaacctcaacatcttcatttctgctacttcaaattctgcttcctgttgtttgccaccgtctctaatccataaactttgcccttcatcctagcagacacttctctcgcatagaacaccagacaccttccgccagctgttccaccccacttggacccgtttcttcacttcctcagcacactcgccattgttctgtattgttgaccccacgtaataatgacatttttaagtaCAGAACAAACCACATCTGTAGGACACGCCATCAAACATTTAGCATTTCAAAGCACGATGACAGTTTTTTCCAAGTTTATAAATGAAGTAAACGCCCCATGTCTCATTGCCTTGACAGCGCAATGTCACACGTGGCCACCCGTTATTTTTGAACAATGTTCCGTCGCTATGTAGCGGATGGGATTTTGTGTGGCGCGCACGGGTACGTCtcactggagaaaaacaaattgtgaaCAGCAGCTCGGTGAGCTCGCGTCGCAGGACTGTGCTCGGACTGTTGCGGGACGTGTTTCTTTAGCAGGTGCCTTCAGGCTGATTGGCACCCTTTCACATTAGATGGGACGCCGCTTGTGAAGATGTAAGAACTGTGCGCTGAGTTGATTCCTCAGCCTCACAACCAACCGGTGGGTTTACTTCTACAACACAGTTGGACTTGCCGGCGgggatttgaaagaaaaatacagaactaATCACCGCCCAAGTACGGATCACTTGCTTTCTTTTAACTTCATTTGCATCTTCAGGAACACAAGAATAGGTGCGACGCATGATTTTGTGCCTCAACTCGTGCTTCTCTGCAGCGCTTGCTGCCTTGCCGTACTGCACCCTGCCAGGCCGCCTCTGCTATGCTACAGCGGACCCCCGTGAGAAGGGGTGCGGGGTGGCTGCGGGGGCAAAGAGAAAACCGGCACACTGATGCAGCACCAGAGAGTGAAGACAGGGAGATTTATTAAAAAGGTCCGCATCGAGCTGCGGAGGAGCCGGGGGGTAAAGACCCACCAAAATGGTGGGCGTCCGTCAGCTTGACACGTTCTCATTGGCTGACTTTGAGAGATGACAATTACACTTTTGCCTCGTGTAACACAGTTTTGTACACGCTTGTTAACCATCTTGTCTGCGCGCACACATGCAAAGTTAGTGGGGCGTGCTTATCCAGCAGATGGGTGGAACGGCCTTCCCTCCGCTGATCGCTGCCCGCGGCTATTCTCCCTGCATCAGCTATCTGTGGTTAGACAAAAGCCTCGGgggatcacacacacacacacacacacacacacacacacacagtaagtAGTGTTGAAGCATTTGGCCGCACCAAGCTACACTATATGTGAAGTCATGCCCCGATTGTTAATTGGACGATATTTAAATAATTCAGCTGGGCGGCCGTCCATTTGCCTACACATTGTGACGCCTAATATCAGTACCCAAGTTGATAATAGTGAGAGTACCGCTGTGAAATATTCATTCGGTGATTTGTGTACTTCAATAAATAGTGCGAAATAAAATCGGAAAGCACATCTGTCTGCTGCAGCACACCTCCAGCGCGACTCCAACGACGTGGAAAAGTCACTTTTCCAGCAGCCACGCTCAAGACCGGAAGCCACATCCGAGGGAAATATGCCCCAGACCGTGATGTAATTTAATGGAGGAAGAATTTATTGTCCAGAAGAAAGTGCCTGGGAGATGCTATAAAATGCAGGGAGCGGCATCCCTAAACGGGGCTTTTGATATTTGATCTCACGAGAGGCTCTACTTATGCTAATTATTGTATTGCACTTTCTTGCACACTGCCAGAAAACCTCACGGCAGTTCATATAAAATCCCTAAAAAGGCACATAATAAAATCTTAAGAGGCTTTGTCCGGAAGTCTGTGATGCTGTGTCGTAGGGGTTGAatgacaaaatacttttttggggTGATTGTAATGTGGCGGGAAGGCaacggcctcacagttctgaggtgccgggttcaatcccgcctgtgtggagtttgcgtgttttccccgtgcctgcactccggtttcctcccacatcccaaaaacatgcaacaataattggacactctaaattgcccctaggtgtgattgtgagtgcatctgtttgtgtctatgcgccctgggattggctgacaaccagttgagggtgtaccctgcctcctgcccgttgacagctgtgatacgcgccagcactcccgcaaccctcgtgaggatacgcggctaagaaaatggatggatggcttgtAATGCAATGAAAGTCGAGACAACGTTGATTAATCGATCACGACATTGATCACTTTTCAACACAGCAGAACCTACGAATACTGCTTCCCGTTTTCAACGTCTCCGACCTGTGCAGACTGTGTCGCTTTGTTGATCCGGACATTTCACTGATCTCGAGGTTCTTTATAGTCCGGGCGGGGGCAGGAGTTGAAAGGCAAGTTGAAAGTCCTGTGGCTGACTGGAAGAGGCCTTGCGGTTAGTCGACTTGATGCTTGACATGTCAATCCAGGGTAGTCGTCGAATGGTGGACTCGTCCCTTCAACACCTTGTGCTTGGTGGTAGAAAAGCACATTGTATCCCCACTAATCTGAGGAAATTCTCAAAGTGGGGTCCCTGGAGTTGGTATGGGCACCACtataacaatccatccatccattttctttgccacttatcctcataagggttgaggggagtgctggagcctatcgcagctgtcaaggggcaggaggcggggtacaccctgaactggttgtcagccaatcgcagggcacatagacacaaaaagatgcactcacaatcactcctaggggcaatttagaatgtccaattattgttgcatgtttttgggatgtgggagtgcccagaggaaatccacataggcacggggagaacatgcaaactccacacaggagagtccgggattgaacccgggaccttagaaccgtgaggccaacgctttaccagctgcgccaccgtgccgcccactgtAACAGTAAAACTCTTAAATTATTCCTTTCAACCTTAACTATAAGAGGATTAAAAGATGACATTACGTCAACTTGACATGCGCACATTTTTAGCTCAACCAGTGAGGCGAGGCGACCTTCGTTAAAAATTTGCAGTTCGGAAGCACATATGACGAGTCATAAGTTTCCAACATTGCAacgtatccaaaaaaaaaaaaaatattctcatggCATTTTAGGGGTTCACATGCACATGGTAGTTATGTTTCATCGGTGTGAGGATGATGGGGGGGTACCAGGAAAAATGTCTCCCTTGGAAGAGGTCCATGgagagaaaatatttgaaacccTTTGATgtagtgatgaaaaaaaaaaatgaaaggcaatACCGTTTCATTTTGAGATGCCGTACAGTGAAAAGAAAGCCATCCGAGTCGACCCATTCCAAGCAGACACACCCAGGCCGGCAGATGGATCTTATGGTCGGGGGAAGACGCGTCATCCCCCATTCATCACTTGTGACCTCCCATAACAGCCGACAGCGGTCACATGGCCAAACGGGCTCTACTAGTGCTCGTTAGGAGCCGATTAATAATGCCCAGCCATTGTGGCACCCGTCGCACTGGACCTTAAATCGGGGAGTTAATGAATTTTCATCAAATGGACGCACGGAAGGACATCACCTGCCTACATCCCCTGCTACTCATTTAAATGaccacaacattaaaaaaaaaaaaaaaaacgaaaaaaaagacGCAGGCATATTTCAAGATCGAATACGCTATTCCTGACTGGGAATTCAAAACAAGTCAAATCCGTTGCCCGCTTTTTGGAGCTCAAACTCTTGCAGCGGACTGAGTAACCCCTGCTAATAATAGCCATTTCAAAGTATGAATTATACATGAAGCAAAATTACTGTTTAAATATGGATGTATAACCGAGCCAGTTCCCAACCTCTGACGAACTTGGGCTGCTCAGTAGGTAGAAATGGAATATCAACAAAATTGATCACTTGTTACAGCTCGTTTCTCTCGACTTTCCATCTAGTCTTTTCCCCTCCCTTCTCCCTTCTTCCTTTTCCATTCCTCTGTCGCTGTTTTCCATTCCACATCTGCATGAAATCCCTTCCTCAACCAGGGCTTTGTCACGCCACTAGTCCGGACTTTTGGGTCTCGTCTCTTCTCCCCCACAGAACAAAGCTTGTTTGTGGTACCCTCGCGCGCCGCCCTGA carries:
- the gpr37b gene encoding prosaposin receptor GPR37b, encoding MRTNGHIKEDLSAHPARISGGSPREGRQIKARDGATGESPAGLQVIVRGTFNSTRPWKPAEVRRFAHNKHDLNRTVTSEGDAVLRWDPTRHRSKRIKLNGGLSGGGTPASGHHNAPKPSSTGGGGPAERDRHTRGTKEEKAWKRGRTRLNKSSGALAQPHASPWEPIPKPVALTSTDSPFDIFTRRPEFFTFREENPWDATPITPPGSQDFGDEIKNPFYPVTSETSGAYAITCVSGVIFLVGIAGNVAILCIVCQNYYMKSISNSLLANLAVWDFVLILFCLPMVVFHELTKSWLLGEFTCRVVPYMEVASLGVTTFTLCALCIDRFRAATNVQMYYEMIENCTSTTAKLAVIWIGALLLALPELLIRQLVVEDPEIPDEPPVERCIIRISTSLPDMLYVLGLTYEGARLWWCFGCYFCLPTLFTIGCSLVTARKIRHAEQASVRSNKKQIRLESQMNCTVVALAIVYGACVVPENICNIVSVYMAAGVPENTMSMLHLLSQLLLFCRAAVTPMLLLLLCRPLGRAFLDCCCCCCCSRTPSSTTASDDNEHECTTELELSPFSTIRRELSNYTPAGSHC